A window from Brucella sp. BE17 encodes these proteins:
- a CDS encoding cysteine desulfurase — protein MDQKTPPVAPYDVEAIRQDFPILSREIHGKPLVYLDNGASAQKPQSVINAVTNAYSNEYANVHRGLHFLSNAATDAYEKSRETVRRFLNAGSVDEIVFTKNATEAINTVAYGYGMPKIGAGDEILLSIMEHHSNIVPWHFIRERQGAKLVFAPVDDDGIFHIEEFEKRLTDRTKLVAITHMSNALGTVTPVKKIVELAHARGIPVLVDGSQSAVHLPVDVRDIGCDWYVFTGHKTYGPSGIGVLYGRAEMLEKMRPFQGGGEMIEDVSEDSITYNHPPHRFEAGTPPIVQAIGLGAALEYMEKIGRPAIQAHEEDLRDYAHERLGAINSLRIYGNAPDKGAIISFVLEGIHAHDVSMVIDRAGVAVRAGTHCAQPLLKRFGVTSTCRASFGLYNTRSEVDALADALEKARKFFG, from the coding sequence ATGGACCAGAAGACCCCGCCGGTGGCGCCTTATGACGTTGAAGCCATCCGTCAAGATTTCCCGATACTTTCTCGAGAAATCCACGGCAAGCCGCTTGTCTATCTCGACAATGGTGCTTCCGCACAGAAGCCGCAAAGCGTCATCAACGCCGTAACGAACGCCTATTCCAACGAATATGCGAATGTGCATCGTGGCTTGCATTTTCTTTCCAATGCAGCAACCGACGCATATGAAAAATCGCGTGAGACGGTGCGCCGGTTTCTCAATGCCGGTTCGGTGGATGAGATCGTTTTCACCAAGAATGCCACCGAGGCGATCAATACCGTCGCTTATGGTTATGGTATGCCGAAGATCGGCGCGGGCGATGAAATCCTGCTGTCGATCATGGAGCATCATTCCAACATCGTGCCATGGCATTTTATCCGCGAGCGGCAGGGTGCAAAGCTTGTTTTCGCCCCTGTGGATGATGACGGCATTTTCCATATCGAAGAATTTGAAAAGCGTCTGACCGACCGCACCAAGCTCGTCGCCATTACCCATATGTCGAACGCACTTGGTACGGTGACGCCGGTGAAGAAAATCGTCGAACTGGCGCACGCACGTGGCATTCCCGTGCTTGTCGATGGCAGTCAGAGTGCTGTGCATCTGCCAGTCGATGTGCGCGATATCGGCTGCGACTGGTATGTCTTTACCGGCCACAAGACCTATGGCCCATCCGGTATCGGCGTGCTTTACGGGCGCGCTGAAATGCTCGAAAAGATGCGACCCTTTCAGGGGGGGGGCGAAATGATCGAGGATGTGAGCGAAGACTCCATCACCTATAATCATCCGCCGCATCGCTTTGAAGCTGGAACGCCGCCCATCGTGCAGGCGATTGGACTGGGCGCGGCACTTGAATATATGGAAAAGATCGGCCGCCCCGCCATTCAGGCGCATGAAGAAGATTTGCGCGATTATGCGCATGAACGGCTCGGTGCGATTAATTCTCTGCGCATTTATGGCAATGCGCCGGACAAGGGAGCGATCATCTCCTTTGTACTTGAAGGCATTCATGCCCATGACGTTTCCATGGTGATCGACCGGGCAGGGGTTGCCGTGCGCGCGGGTACTCATTGCGCGCAGCCGCTCTTGAAACGATTTGGTGTCACCTCCACATGCCGTGCATCCTTCGGCCTCTATAATACGCGTTCGGAAGTGGACGCGCTGGCGGATGCTCTGGAAAAGGCAAGGAAGTTTTTCGGATGA
- a CDS encoding DUF2842 domain-containing protein, which yields MPVRLKKLIGTVLLVLLVIVYALFATIIAVAHLAESSALVHLLYFFFTGILWVLPAMAIIWWMAQPQRKKQPR from the coding sequence ATGCCCGTAAGACTGAAGAAATTGATCGGCACCGTGCTTCTGGTGCTGCTGGTCATTGTTTATGCACTATTTGCCACCATCATCGCGGTGGCACATCTGGCAGAATCCAGCGCTCTGGTGCATCTGCTCTATTTCTTCTTTACCGGCATTCTTTGGGTGCTGCCTGCCATGGCCATTATCTGGTGGATGGCACAGCCACAACGTAAAAAGCAACCGCGATAG
- a CDS encoding COX15/CtaA family protein, with translation MTAISVGQKSGVLKSERDRQLVRWWLYAVFLVLIAIVMVGGATRMTGSGLSITEWKPIHGVIPPLNHAEWMEEFDKYRQIPQYQQINKGMSLGEFQSIFWWEWAHRMLARFVGFLVALPLAFFWLTGRLTRSLKYRMLGLLVLGGLQGAIGWWMVASGLSVLTSVSQYRLAIHLTTACVIITAVFYIARGLATYTERPAERSVQRLAGWLVFAVLVQIYLGGLVAGLHAGLTYNTWPLMDGVIIPSDMFIQSPWWRNLFENPKTVQFVHRMFAYTVLVLSLVHVFQVFKRVPGTTHARRTVLLLSLVLVQAVIGIATLLMSVPLHLGLTHQFMALVVLAFAVAHWRATKGAYAK, from the coding sequence ATGACAGCAATATCGGTCGGACAGAAAAGTGGCGTGCTAAAGAGCGAACGCGACCGGCAACTGGTGCGCTGGTGGCTTTATGCTGTCTTTCTGGTCCTGATCGCCATCGTCATGGTGGGTGGCGCAACGCGCATGACCGGTTCTGGCCTGTCGATCACCGAGTGGAAACCGATTCATGGCGTCATTCCGCCGCTCAACCACGCCGAATGGATGGAAGAATTCGACAAGTATCGCCAGATTCCCCAATATCAGCAGATCAACAAGGGCATGTCGCTTGGAGAGTTCCAGTCGATTTTCTGGTGGGAATGGGCGCATCGTATGCTGGCCCGTTTCGTGGGTTTTCTCGTGGCCCTTCCGCTTGCCTTCTTCTGGCTGACCGGGCGGCTTACCCGCAGTCTGAAATACCGCATGCTGGGCCTTCTGGTGCTTGGTGGGCTGCAAGGTGCTATCGGCTGGTGGATGGTTGCATCGGGACTGAGCGTGCTGACCAGCGTCAGCCAGTACCGTCTTGCTATCCATCTGACCACAGCCTGTGTCATCATCACTGCCGTCTTCTATATTGCGCGCGGCCTTGCCACCTATACCGAACGCCCGGCTGAGCGTAGCGTTCAGCGCCTTGCGGGCTGGCTGGTCTTCGCGGTTCTGGTGCAGATTTATCTTGGCGGTCTGGTTGCCGGTCTTCATGCCGGCCTGACTTATAACACCTGGCCATTGATGGACGGTGTGATCATTCCGTCAGATATGTTCATACAGTCGCCTTGGTGGCGTAACCTGTTTGAAAATCCAAAGACCGTGCAGTTCGTTCACCGGATGTTTGCCTATACGGTGCTGGTACTGAGCCTCGTGCATGTGTTTCAAGTTTTCAAACGCGTGCCTGGCACCACGCATGCGCGGCGTACCGTTCTTTTGCTCAGCCTCGTTCTCGTGCAGGCAGTAATCGGCATTGCGACGCTATTGATGAGCGTGCCGCTGCATCTGGGACTGACGCATCAGTTCATGGCGTTGGTCGTGCTTGCCTTCGCCGTTGCGCACTGGCGCGCAACCAAAGGCGCTTACGCCAAATAA
- the sufD gene encoding Fe-S cluster assembly protein SufD yields the protein MNIQTAPTTRQRTSAESALIDSFDERIGGLPGNGDIVIARDNALEALKENGLPSRRIESWHYTDFRTLLKNVSPFDAAAGTQAIPSLLAGTPIVATSNGWSLDTKVAEGVSLTPVRDALADGSLALQLKTRGFDDTIGQINAAYVSDGWMLAIDDGTKLEEPLELQNIQKTGQGHSRFPVRIGSDVKATIIERQNGGEGDAFSTSVSHVSVGDGAEILWVILRDFGQATQLAQFNATIGKGSKLTLYIVNAGGKLIRQEVHVNVTGEDSDFELRGLNLLADDSHTDITMTVGHLVENTRSTQIIRNVVKDRARGVFQGMIRVAKIAQKTDARMACNTLLLSDEGEFDAKPELEIFADDVACGHGATVTELSKDYLFYLMARGVSENDARGLLIKAFIAEIIEELEDERLVEALEEVLSNWLAVHA from the coding sequence ATGAATATCCAGACCGCCCCGACCACAAGGCAGCGAACGTCAGCCGAAAGTGCACTGATCGATAGTTTTGACGAGCGCATCGGTGGATTGCCCGGCAATGGCGACATCGTCATTGCCCGCGACAACGCACTGGAAGCCTTGAAAGAGAACGGCCTTCCATCACGACGTATCGAAAGCTGGCATTACACAGACTTTCGTACGCTTCTGAAAAACGTATCCCCCTTTGATGCGGCAGCCGGAACGCAAGCTATACCCTCATTGCTTGCCGGCACCCCCATTGTGGCCACTAGCAATGGCTGGTCATTGGATACAAAGGTTGCGGAAGGCGTGTCATTGACACCCGTGCGTGATGCGCTCGCGGATGGTTCACTGGCCCTCCAGCTCAAAACACGTGGGTTCGACGATACGATCGGGCAGATCAATGCGGCCTATGTCAGCGACGGCTGGATGCTGGCGATTGATGATGGCACTAAGCTGGAAGAGCCGCTTGAACTCCAGAATATCCAGAAAACTGGTCAGGGCCATTCGCGCTTTCCGGTGAGGATCGGTTCGGATGTCAAGGCGACGATCATCGAACGCCAGAATGGCGGTGAAGGTGATGCTTTCTCCACATCGGTCAGCCATGTGAGCGTGGGCGATGGCGCGGAAATCTTGTGGGTTATCCTGCGTGATTTCGGGCAGGCGACGCAACTGGCACAGTTCAACGCAACCATCGGCAAAGGCTCCAAGTTGACGCTTTATATCGTCAATGCGGGCGGCAAGCTCATCCGGCAGGAAGTGCATGTCAACGTCACCGGCGAGGATTCGGATTTTGAACTGCGCGGCCTTAATCTTCTGGCCGATGACAGTCATACCGACATCACCATGACCGTTGGTCATCTGGTTGAAAACACCCGTTCGACGCAGATCATCCGCAATGTGGTCAAGGATCGCGCACGCGGTGTCTTTCAGGGTATGATCCGTGTGGCGAAAATTGCCCAGAAGACCGATGCTCGTATGGCATGCAACACGCTTCTGCTTTCCGATGAAGGCGAGTTCGACGCAAAGCCCGAACTTGAAATCTTTGCCGACGATGTTGCCTGTGGCCATGGTGCTACGGTGACGGAATTGTCCAAAGATTATCTGTTCTATCTGATGGCGCGCGGCGTATCTGAAAATGACGCACGTGGCCTTTTGATCAAGGCATTTATTGCTGAGATCATTGAAGAACTGGAAGATGAAAGGCTGGTTGAGGCACTCGAAGAGGTGTTGTCGAACTGGCTCGCCGTTCATGCCTGA
- the sufB gene encoding Fe-S cluster assembly protein SufB: MPAVQETIDQVRGLDVDQYKYGFETTIETEKAPKGLNEDIIRFISAKKNEPEWMLEWRLKAYERWLTMEEPEWARVDYPKIDFQDAYYYAAPKNQSGPKSLDEVDPELLRTYEKLGIPLREQEILAGVRKQGEASEIDGNPADNVYASGRVAVDAVFDSVSVVTTFKEELSKAGVIFCSISEAIREHPELVQKYLASVVPVSDNYYATLNSAVFTDGSFVFVPKGVRCPMELSTYFRINEKNTGQFERTLIIAEEGAYVSYLEGCTAPQRDENQLHAAVVELVALDDAEIKYSTVQNWFPGDSEGKGGIYNFVTKRGDCRGANSKISWTQVETGSAITWKYPSCILRGDNSRGEFYSIAVSNGHQQIDSGTKMIHLGKNTSSRIISKGISAGKSSNTYRGQVSAHRKAENARNFTQCDSLLIGNDCGAHTVPYIEAKNATAQFEHEATTSKISEDQLFYVMQRGIPEEEAIALIVNGFVKEVIQELPMEFAVEAQKLIGISLEGSVG, from the coding sequence ATGCCTGCAGTGCAGGAGACCATTGATCAGGTCCGCGGCCTTGACGTGGATCAGTACAAATACGGTTTCGAGACGACCATTGAAACCGAAAAAGCCCCCAAGGGGCTGAACGAAGATATTATCCGCTTTATTTCCGCCAAGAAGAATGAGCCGGAATGGATGCTGGAATGGCGTCTGAAAGCCTATGAACGCTGGCTCACCATGGAAGAGCCAGAATGGGCGCGCGTCGATTATCCAAAGATCGATTTTCAGGATGCGTATTATTATGCGGCGCCCAAAAACCAGTCCGGTCCCAAATCGCTCGATGAAGTCGATCCGGAACTTCTCAGAACCTATGAGAAGCTCGGCATTCCATTGCGCGAGCAGGAGATTCTTGCCGGTGTGCGCAAGCAGGGCGAGGCAAGCGAGATCGACGGTAATCCCGCCGACAATGTCTATGCATCCGGCCGTGTGGCCGTCGATGCCGTCTTTGACAGTGTTTCGGTCGTCACCACGTTCAAGGAAGAATTGTCCAAGGCAGGGGTGATTTTCTGTTCGATATCGGAAGCCATCCGTGAACATCCTGAACTGGTGCAGAAATATCTGGCCTCGGTGGTTCCTGTTTCCGACAATTATTATGCGACGCTCAATTCCGCAGTCTTCACCGATGGTTCTTTCGTGTTCGTTCCCAAAGGCGTTCGCTGCCCGATGGAGCTTTCGACCTATTTCCGTATTAATGAAAAGAATACGGGACAGTTCGAGCGCACGCTGATCATTGCCGAAGAGGGCGCTTACGTCTCCTATCTAGAAGGCTGCACTGCACCGCAGCGCGATGAAAACCAGCTTCATGCGGCCGTCGTTGAACTGGTGGCGCTCGATGACGCGGAAATCAAGTATTCGACTGTTCAGAACTGGTTTCCGGGCGACAGCGAAGGCAAAGGCGGCATCTATAATTTTGTCACAAAGCGTGGCGATTGCCGGGGTGCTAATTCCAAGATTTCGTGGACGCAGGTCGAAACCGGCTCGGCGATCACCTGGAAATACCCGTCTTGCATTCTGCGTGGCGACAATTCACGCGGCGAGTTCTACTCGATTGCCGTTTCAAATGGGCATCAGCAGATCGATTCTGGAACAAAGATGATTCATCTCGGCAAGAATACGTCGAGCCGCATCATTTCCAAGGGTATTTCGGCAGGTAAGTCGAGCAATACTTATCGCGGTCAGGTTTCAGCGCATCGCAAGGCAGAAAATGCCCGCAACTTTACCCAGTGCGACAGTCTTCTGATCGGCAACGATTGCGGCGCGCATACCGTGCCCTATATCGAAGCCAAGAACGCGACAGCGCAGTTCGAGCATGAGGCAACAACCTCGAAAATTTCCGAAGACCAGCTGTTTTATGTCATGCAGCGCGGCATCCCGGAAGAAGAGGCGATTGCGCTTATCGTCAATGGCTTCGTCAAAGAAGTCATTCAGGAACTGCCGATGGAATTCGCGGTCGAGGCGCAGAAGCTGATCGGCATTTCGCTGGAGGGCAGTGTCGGCTGA
- a CDS encoding SUF system Fe-S cluster assembly protein produces MEHKEHDTASVVAEVEGNTGFSASTIAQDELLRMTDDIIAALKTVYDPEIPADIYELGLIYKIDIEDDRTVKIEMTLTAPGCPVAGEMPGWVENAVGTVEGVSMVEVTMTFDPPWTPDRMSEEAQVAVGWY; encoded by the coding sequence ATGGAACACAAAGAGCACGACACGGCCAGTGTGGTGGCGGAAGTTGAAGGCAATACGGGCTTTTCGGCATCCACCATTGCTCAGGATGAACTCCTGCGCATGACGGATGATATTATCGCTGCCCTGAAAACGGTTTATGATCCTGAAATTCCCGCCGATATCTACGAGCTTGGCCTCATCTACAAGATTGATATCGAGGACGATCGCACGGTCAAGATCGAAATGACTTTGACTGCCCCGGGATGCCCGGTTGCTGGCGAGATGCCGGGCTGGGTTGAAAATGCCGTCGGTACGGTCGAAGGCGTCTCAATGGTTGAAGTCACCATGACGTTTGATCCGCCATGGACGCCTGACCGTATGTCCGAAGAAGCGCAGGTCGCCGTTGGATGGTATTGA
- a CDS encoding alpha/beta hydrolase, producing MPEVIFNGPAGRLEGRYQPSREKNAPIALILHPHPQFGGTMNNKIVYDLFYMFQQRGFTTLRFNFRSIGRSQGEFDHGAGELSDAASALDWVQALHPDSKNCWVAGYSFGAWIGMQLLMRRPEIEGFMSIAPQPNTYDFSFLAPCPSSGLIIHGDQDKVAPPKDVQVLVDKLKTQKGITITQNTLEGANHFFTGQADELIEHCSEYLDRRLMGELVEVRPKRLR from the coding sequence ATGCCTGAAGTCATTTTTAACGGACCAGCCGGACGCCTTGAAGGTCGTTATCAGCCATCGCGCGAAAAGAATGCGCCCATCGCGCTGATCCTGCATCCGCATCCGCAATTTGGCGGCACCATGAACAACAAGATCGTCTATGATCTGTTTTACATGTTCCAACAACGCGGCTTTACCACGCTTCGCTTTAATTTTCGCAGCATCGGCCGCAGCCAGGGTGAATTCGACCACGGTGCGGGCGAACTGTCTGATGCGGCAAGCGCTCTCGACTGGGTTCAGGCGCTGCATCCCGATTCCAAGAACTGCTGGGTCGCAGGCTATTCGTTTGGCGCATGGATCGGCATGCAGCTTCTGATGCGCCGCCCGGAAATCGAAGGTTTCATGTCGATTGCGCCGCAGCCCAACACCTACGACTTCTCGTTTCTGGCGCCCTGCCCTTCGTCGGGCCTGATCATTCATGGCGATCAGGACAAGGTCGCACCGCCCAAGGACGTGCAGGTTCTGGTCGACAAGCTCAAGACGCAGAAGGGCATCACCATCACCCAGAACACGCTTGAAGGCGCCAATCACTTTTTTACCGGGCAAGCTGACGAACTAATCGAGCATTGCTCGGAGTATCTCGACCGCCGCCTGATGGGCGAACTGGTCGAAGTTCGCCCTAAGCGCTTGCGCTGA
- the tyrS gene encoding tyrosine--tRNA ligase codes for MSGFKSDFLRTLSERGFIHQLSDETGLDELLAKETVTAYIGFDPTASSLHAGGLIQIMMLHWFQQTGHKPVALMGGGTGLVGDPSFKDEARKLMTEDTIAENIAGIKRVFANYLTFGEGETDALMVNNADWLRNINYLEFLRDVGRHFSVNRMLSFDSVKMRLDREQSLSFLEFNYMILQAYDFVELNKRHGVRLQMGGSDQWGNIVNGIDLGHRMGTPQLYALTSPLLTSASGQKMGKSLGGAIWLNADMLSSYDFWQYWRNTEDADVERFLKLYTTLQLDEIAKLAALEGSEINEAKKILATEVTAILHGRDAAEEAAETARKTFEDGELSQNLPTVGVHKATLNSGIGILALMVLAELCTTNGEARRHIEGGAVRINDEQISDPRMTIDASSLNDQGVIKLSLGKKRHVLIRPA; via the coding sequence ATGTCCGGTTTCAAATCCGATTTTCTTCGCACACTTTCCGAGCGCGGCTTCATTCATCAGCTTTCCGATGAAACAGGTCTCGACGAACTGCTCGCCAAGGAAACCGTGACCGCCTATATCGGCTTCGATCCGACCGCTTCGAGCCTGCATGCCGGTGGTCTGATCCAGATCATGATGCTGCACTGGTTCCAACAGACAGGCCACAAGCCCGTTGCCCTCATGGGCGGCGGCACGGGCCTCGTTGGCGACCCGTCCTTCAAGGATGAAGCACGCAAGCTGATGACTGAGGACACGATTGCTGAAAACATCGCGGGCATCAAGCGCGTCTTCGCCAATTACCTCACTTTTGGTGAAGGCGAAACCGACGCGCTGATGGTCAACAATGCCGACTGGCTGCGCAACATCAATTATCTGGAATTTTTGCGCGATGTTGGCCGTCACTTTTCGGTCAACCGTATGCTTTCCTTCGATTCGGTGAAAATGCGTCTCGACCGCGAACAATCGCTGTCGTTCCTCGAGTTCAACTACATGATCCTGCAAGCCTACGACTTTGTGGAGCTGAACAAGCGCCACGGCGTGCGTTTGCAAATGGGTGGTTCCGATCAGTGGGGCAATATCGTCAATGGCATCGACCTTGGCCATCGCATGGGAACGCCACAGCTTTATGCCCTGACCTCCCCGCTTCTGACGTCCGCTTCCGGTCAAAAAATGGGCAAGTCGCTGGGTGGCGCCATCTGGCTCAACGCTGATATGCTGAGCAGCTATGATTTCTGGCAGTACTGGCGCAACACGGAAGACGCCGACGTCGAACGCTTCCTAAAGCTTTACACTACGTTGCAACTGGACGAGATCGCAAAGCTTGCAGCGCTCGAAGGTTCGGAAATCAACGAAGCCAAAAAAATCCTCGCGACCGAGGTTACCGCCATATTGCATGGTCGCGATGCGGCTGAGGAAGCCGCCGAAACAGCGCGCAAGACTTTTGAAGATGGTGAACTGTCGCAAAACCTGCCCACCGTCGGCGTACACAAGGCAACCCTGAACAGCGGCATCGGCATCCTCGCGCTGATGGTTCTGGCCGAACTTTGCACCACCAACGGCGAAGCCCGCCGTCACATCGAAGGCGGTGCGGTGCGTATCAATGACGAGCAGATCAGCGATCCACGCATGACCATCGATGCCTCTTCATTGAACGATCAGGGTGTAATCAAACTCTCGCTTGGCAAGAAGCGGCACGTCCTTATCCGTCCGGCGTAA
- the sufC gene encoding Fe-S cluster assembly ATPase SufC: MLEIKNLHAKIADTDTEIIRGLNLTVNKGEVAAIMGPNGSGKSTLSYILAGRNDYEVTEGDILYNGESILELDPAERAAKGIFLAFQYPMEIPGVATMEFLKVAMNSQRKARGEAELKIPEFIKRVKDAAGELSIDMNMLKRPLNVGFSGGEKKRAEILQMQLLEPKLCVLDETDSGLDIDALKIVSDGVNALRSPDRAVIVITHYQRLLEYIVPDSVHVLYKGRVIKSGDKSLALHLEENGYADVIGEAA, encoded by the coding sequence ATGCTTGAGATCAAGAACCTCCATGCAAAGATTGCGGACACCGATACGGAAATTATCCGTGGCCTCAACCTGACCGTCAATAAAGGCGAAGTGGCTGCCATCATGGGGCCGAACGGTTCCGGTAAGTCGACGCTGTCTTATATTCTTGCCGGTCGTAACGACTACGAAGTGACCGAAGGCGACATTCTCTATAATGGAGAATCGATCCTTGAACTGGATCCCGCCGAACGCGCCGCTAAGGGCATTTTCCTTGCTTTCCAGTACCCGATGGAGATTCCCGGCGTCGCCACCATGGAATTTTTGAAAGTCGCCATGAACAGCCAGCGCAAGGCGCGCGGCGAGGCCGAGTTGAAAATTCCAGAATTCATCAAGCGGGTTAAGGACGCTGCAGGTGAACTGAGCATCGACATGAACATGCTCAAGCGCCCGCTCAATGTCGGTTTTTCGGGTGGTGAGAAGAAGCGTGCTGAAATTCTTCAGATGCAGCTTCTTGAGCCAAAACTCTGCGTTCTCGACGAGACCGATTCCGGCCTTGATATCGATGCGCTCAAAATCGTTTCCGATGGCGTCAATGCGCTGCGTTCCCCCGACCGCGCCGTGATCGTCATCACCCACTACCAGCGCTTGCTGGAGTACATTGTGCCTGATAGCGTGCATGTGCTTTACAAGGGCCGGGTGATCAAGTCCGGTGACAAGAGCCTGGCACTGCATCTGGAAGAAAACGGCTATGCCGACGTCATCGGCGAAGCAGCTTGA
- a CDS encoding cysteine desulfurase family protein, with protein MNLSGKRLYLDYNASAPLLDEARDAAIAALAITGNPSSVHQEGRGARALIEAARRSIAALVNAKPDHVFFTSGATEAASTLLTPTYMMGRSPVRLSHLYVSATEHPCMLAGGQFSSEDITVLPVDENGILRLDVLAEKLAAHDKSKGLPLVAVQAANNETGILQPVAEIARIIKDAGGIYIVDAVQAAGRVSLDITDSCGDYLIISSHKIGGPKGVGAIVAISDLMMPRALVRGGGQEKGHRAGTEALPLIAGFGKAADIARSRFESGGWSPQMRDLLEAGIARIAPDAVVHGQVVARLPNTSFVSLEGQKAETVQIAFDLGGIALSAGSACSSGKVGPSHVLAAMGQEHGPGAIRISLAPDTDSEAVERFLMVLQRIVDRHKSSR; from the coding sequence GTGAACTTGAGCGGCAAGAGGCTCTATCTGGACTATAATGCCAGTGCGCCGTTGCTCGATGAGGCACGTGATGCAGCGATTGCAGCACTTGCGATTACGGGCAATCCGTCTTCTGTGCACCAGGAGGGACGCGGTGCGCGTGCACTGATCGAAGCCGCGCGTCGCAGCATTGCAGCGCTCGTCAATGCCAAACCCGATCATGTCTTCTTTACATCTGGTGCAACGGAGGCCGCATCGACGCTGCTTACGCCTACCTATATGATGGGACGCTCGCCTGTTCGCCTGTCGCATCTTTATGTGAGTGCTACCGAGCACCCTTGCATGCTCGCCGGCGGGCAGTTTTCGTCCGAAGACATTACCGTTCTGCCGGTCGATGAAAACGGTATTCTGCGTCTTGATGTGTTGGCAGAAAAGCTGGCCGCTCACGACAAGAGCAAGGGCCTGCCGCTGGTGGCCGTTCAGGCTGCCAACAATGAAACCGGCATTCTTCAACCCGTCGCCGAAATCGCCCGGATCATCAAGGATGCGGGCGGGATCTATATTGTCGATGCGGTTCAGGCGGCAGGCAGAGTTTCTCTCGATATTACAGATAGTTGTGGTGATTATTTAATAATCTCTTCGCACAAGATCGGTGGCCCGAAGGGTGTGGGTGCTATTGTTGCTATATCGGACCTGATGATGCCGCGTGCGCTGGTGCGCGGCGGCGGGCAGGAAAAGGGCCATCGTGCTGGAACGGAGGCCTTGCCGCTGATCGCCGGTTTCGGCAAAGCTGCCGATATTGCCCGGTCACGGTTTGAGAGCGGGGGCTGGTCGCCGCAAATGCGTGACCTGTTGGAGGCAGGCATTGCGAGAATTGCTCCTGATGCCGTTGTTCACGGTCAGGTGGTCGCTCGTCTGCCCAATACAAGTTTTGTTTCACTCGAAGGGCAGAAAGCAGAAACGGTACAGATTGCCTTTGATCTGGGTGGTATTGCGCTTTCAGCGGGCTCGGCTTGCTCGTCAGGCAAGGTTGGGCCTAGCCACGTTTTGGCGGCCATGGGGCAGGAGCACGGTCCTGGCGCCATACGGATCTCGCTGGCACCTGACACGGATAGCGAAGCTGTAGAGCGGTTTTTAATGGTCTTGCAGCGAATCGTTGATCGTCACAAAAGCAGTCGGTGA
- the argC gene encoding N-acetyl-gamma-glutamyl-phosphate reductase: MKPKIFIDGEHGTTGLHIRSRLASRNDLEVISIPEADRRNRDLRADYLRAADIAILCLPDDASKEAVALLADHHATRVIDTSTAHRVYPDWAYGFAELAKGQRERIAEARLVANPGCYPTGAIALVRPLRDAGLLATDYPISVNAVSGYTGGGKQMIAQMEDKNHPDHLAANNFLYGLSLHHKHVPELQLHGRLDRRPIFSPSVGRFLQGMIVQVPLFLDDLKGSPSLENVHQALSAHYAGQDIVEVVPRDDSTKLTRVDAEELAGKDGMRLFVFGTEGDNQVNLVALLDNLGKGASGAAVQNMDLMLGK; encoded by the coding sequence ATGAAACCGAAAATTTTCATTGACGGCGAACACGGCACCACTGGCCTGCATATCCGCAGCCGGCTGGCGTCACGCAATGACCTTGAAGTCATCTCCATACCGGAAGCTGACCGGCGCAACCGCGATCTGCGAGCCGATTATCTGCGGGCGGCCGATATTGCCATTCTCTGCCTACCCGATGACGCATCGAAGGAAGCGGTCGCGCTTCTGGCCGATCATCACGCGACTCGTGTCATCGACACCTCGACCGCGCATCGCGTATACCCGGACTGGGCCTATGGTTTTGCTGAACTGGCAAAAGGCCAGCGCGAACGTATTGCGGAAGCGCGTCTCGTTGCCAATCCCGGCTGCTATCCGACCGGTGCAATCGCGCTTGTGCGTCCATTGCGCGACGCCGGCCTGCTAGCTACTGATTACCCGATCAGCGTGAACGCGGTTTCCGGTTATACGGGTGGTGGCAAGCAGATGATCGCGCAGATGGAAGACAAGAACCATCCAGATCACCTCGCAGCCAATAACTTCCTTTACGGCTTGTCGCTGCACCACAAGCATGTGCCGGAACTTCAGTTGCATGGTCGTCTGGATCGTCGTCCAATTTTCAGCCCAAGCGTGGGCCGTTTCCTACAGGGTATGATCGTACAGGTACCGTTGTTTCTGGATGACCTGAAGGGGTCCCCCTCGCTTGAAAACGTACATCAGGCGTTGAGCGCACATTATGCCGGGCAGGACATTGTCGAAGTCGTGCCACGTGATGACAGCACAAAGCTGACACGCGTCGATGCGGAGGAACTTGCGGGCAAGGATGGCATGAGGCTGTTCGTGTTTGGGACCGAAGGTGACAATCAGGTAAATCTCGTGGCGCTTCTTGATAATCTCGGCAAGGGGGCGTCAGGCGCCGCGGTGCAGAACATGGACCTGATGCTCGGCAAATAG